In Mauremys reevesii isolate NIE-2019 linkage group 16, ASM1616193v1, whole genome shotgun sequence, a single window of DNA contains:
- the PLEKHF1 gene encoding pleckstrin homology domain-containing family F member 1, whose amino-acid sequence MKEMVDHLVNTEINSQRIASVENCFGASGQPLAVPGRVLLGEGILTKECRKKPKPRVFFLFNDILVYGSIVINKRKYNSQHIIPLEDVTLETLPDTLQMKNRWMIKTSKKSFVVSAASLTERKEWLSHLEECIRHLLTKTGRQPSTEHAAPWIPDKATDICMRCTQTKFSTLTRRHHCRKCGFVVCGDCSRQRFLMPRLSPKPLRVCSLCYRQLMAEKKKEAEVDLRQPDQIDSSMTGYEPSSGEDSDKSDDDKVERWPGDAEFYASEVSWSSFHS is encoded by the coding sequence ATGAAGGAGATGGTGGACCATCTGGTTAACACTGAAATTAACAGCCAACGCATTGCTTCCGTGGAAAACTGCTTTGGGGCATCTGGACAACCCTTAGCTGTGCCAGGAAGGGTCCTTTTGGGTGAAGGAATTTTGACCAAAGAATGCCGTAAGAAGCCCAAGCCTCGGGTATTCTTTCTTTTCAATGACATCCTTGTGTATGGGAGCATAgtgataaacaaaaggaagtacaaCTCCCAGCACATCATACCTCTCGAAGATGTCACCTTAGAGACGCTGCCGGATACCTTACAAATGAAGAACCGATGGATGATTAAAACTTCGAAGAAGTCCTTTGTTGTTTCTGCAGCTTCCCTCACAGAAAGGAAAGAATGGCTCAGTCACCTTGAAGAATGCATTAGGCATCTGCTGACAAAGACAGGCAGGCAGCCCTCCACGGAGCATGCTGCCCCTTGGATACCCGACAAAGCCACTGATATCTGCATGCGCTGCACGCAGACCAAGTTCTCCACGCTCACTCGCAGACATCACTGTCGGAAGTGTGGCTTCGTTGTGTGTGGGGACTGCTCCAGACAGAGGTTTCTGATGCCGCGCCTGTCCCCCAAGCCGCTGAGGGTCTGTAGCCTGTGCTACAGGCAGTTGATGGCAGAAAAGAAGAAGGAAGCAGAAGTTGACCTGAGGCAGCCAGACCAGATTGACTCTTCCATGACTGGTTATGAACCATCTAGTGGTGAAGACAGTGATAAATCTGATGATGATAAAGTGGAACGATGGCCGGGAGACGCAGAGTTTTATGCCTCCGAAGTATCTTGGTCGTCTTTCCATAGTTGA